A genomic window from Salvia hispanica cultivar TCC Black 2014 chromosome 5, UniMelb_Shisp_WGS_1.0, whole genome shotgun sequence includes:
- the LOC125187233 gene encoding photosynthetic NDH subunit of subcomplex B 1, chloroplastic — protein MAAALSPKPIPPCLTLPPSTPPLQSTTTLSFFPRKAAPLFIPNAKKKNPWLDPFDQGDDPEMEYGQLFSDGKQDEDPRPPDNPGNPYGFLKFPQGYAVEVASLGLKIRGDVRRCCCVVSGGVYDNLLFFPAIQMIKDRYPGVQVDVVTTARGKQVYEINKNVRFADVYDVDDPFPEPADYTDMIGQLKNRYYDMILSTKLAGIGHGAFLFMASARDVVSYVYPNVNAAGAGLFLSETFTPATTNLADGGYHMYREMIDWLGRPFRSVPRQALPPLKVSISRKVKEVVEAKYTSAGAVKGRYIVIHGIKSDSKASMQSKGDTDSLLPIEIWDDIASAISGLTPLFVIPHEKERENVEYVVGDDASIVFITTPGQLAALINDSAGVICTNTAAVQLANAREKPSIALFCSEDKAKVFVPNAEEKKCAVISSKTGKLVDIDVEAVKNAVQIFSLPLAIA, from the exons ATGGCTGCTGCCCTTTCCCCAAAACCAATCCCACCATGCCTCACACTTCCTCCCTCAACTCCCCCCCTCCAATCCACCACCACCCTCTCCTTCTTCCCCCGAAAAGCGGCCCCACTCTTCATACCCAATGCCAAGAAGAAGAACCCCTGGCTTGACCCCTTCGACCAGGGCGACGACCCCGAGATGGAGTACGGCCAGCTCTTCTCCGACGGCAAGCAGGACGAGGACCCCCGCCCTCCCGACAACCCCGGCAACCCCTACGGCTTCCTCAAGTTCCCCCAGGGCTACGCCGTCGAGGTCGCCTCCCTCGGCCTCAAGATCAGGGGCGACGTCAGGCGATGCTGCTGCGTCGTCTCTGGCGGCGTCTACGACAACCTCCTCTTCTTCCCCGCCATCCAGATGATCAAGGACCGCTACCCCGGCGTCCAGGTCGACGTCGTCACGACTGCCAGGGGAAAACAGGTTTATGAGATCAACAAGAATGTCAGGTTTGCTGATGTGTACGACGTCGACGATCCTTTTCCTGAGCCGGCCGACTATACTGACATGATCGGCCAGCTTAAG AACAGGTACTATGATATGATCTTGTCGACTAAGCTGGCCGGGATAGGCCACGGTGCATTCTTGTTTATGGCTAGTGCGAGGGACGTGGTTAGCTATGTTTACCCTAACGTCAATGCTGCCGGAGCAGGGCTCTTCTTGTCGGAGACATTCACTCCCGCCACCACCAATCTGGCTGACGGCGGTTACCACAT GTATCGCGAGATGATAGATTGGCTAGGGAGGCCGTTTCGTAGTGTTCCAAGGCAGGCGTTGCCTCCGCTGAAGGTGTCGATTTCAAGGAAGGTGAAGGAGGTGGTCGAGGCCAAGTACACGAGCGCGGGGGCGGTCAAGGGGAGGTACATCGTGATCCATGGCATCAAATCAGATTCAAAGGCCTCAATGCAGAGCAAGGGAGATACTGATAGCTTGCTGCCTATTGAGATATGGGATGACATAGCTAGTGCCATAAG TGGACTCACTCCATTGTTCGTGATCCCACACGAGAAAGAGCGGGAAAATGTTGAATATGTTGTTGGAGATGATGCTAGTATAGTGTTCATTACCACCCCAGGGCAG CTCGCTGCTTTGATTAATGATTCGGCGGGTGTGATATGCACCAACACAGCTGCTGTACAACTTGCAAATGCGCGCGAAAAACCAAG TATCGCATTGTTTTGCTCGGAAGACAAGGCTAAGGTGTTCGTGCCCAACGCGGAAGAGAAGAAGTGCGCGGTTATATCGTCGAAGACAGGAAAACTTGTGGATATAGATGTTGAAGCCGTTAAGAATGCAGTTCAGATTTTCAGCTTGCCTTTGGCTATTGCATAA